A genomic window from Vitis riparia cultivar Riparia Gloire de Montpellier isolate 1030 chromosome 16, EGFV_Vit.rip_1.0, whole genome shotgun sequence includes:
- the LOC117934001 gene encoding O-acyltransferase WSD1-like isoform X2, with protein MGKAISGESMVEVEEPLSPAARLFQTRQFNCYIIAIIGCKTVFNSHVIKAGLEHTLIKHPRFSSLMVADKMGGEMRWIRTKVNVEDHVIIPNVDPNMGSPDQFIENYISNMTKTYLDDSKPLWDIHLLNVKTSEAESTAIFRIHHSIGDGMSIMSLVLACTRKTSDLNALPTIPTKKRQRSSNSGRFIRLVSYIWFVLQVICNTLVDVVMFIATSAFLRDTRTPLKGAPGVELSPKWFVHKTISLDDIKLVKNAMDLTINDVILGVTQAGLSRYLNRQYGEGNAEEDAAKQKRNNLPRKLRFRAALIFNIRPSMAIEALADMMERNSKTKWGNYIGYALLPITIALRDDPLDYVREAKAMVDRKKRSLEAKCTFLSAKYIVNLLGAKVAAAISYRVISNTTMSFSNVVGPVDEISFYGHPMAYLAPSVYGHPHALTVHFQSYMNMMTISLAVDRDAVPDPHQLCNDLAESLKLIKDAVVKKGLAQESVQR; from the exons ATGGGCAAGGCCATCAGCGGCGAGTCGATGGTCGAGGTGGAGGAGCCATTGAGTCCGGCGGCACGTTTGTTCCAAACGCGACAATTTAATTGCTACATTATAGCAATTATCGGGTGCAAAACCGTGTTTAACTCTCATGTCATCAAGGCGGGCTTGGAGCATACTTTGATTAAGCATCCTCGCTTTTCTAGCTTAATG GTTGCTGATAAAATGGGTGGTGAGATGAGATGGATTCGGACCAAAGTAAATGTAGAAGATCATGTTATTATCCCAAACGTGGATCCAAACATGGGCTCACCGGACCAATTTATTGAGAACTACATATCAAATATGACGAAAACCTACCTAGATGACTCTAAGCCCTTATGGGATATTCACCTCCTCAATGTCAAGACCTCTGAGGCTGAATCTACTGCAATTTTTCGTATCCATCACTCGATTGGCGATGGCATGTCAATCATGTCGCTTGTCCTTGCTTGTACTCGAAAAACATCTGACCTGAACGCATTGCCTACTATTCCAACAAAGAAAAGGCAGCGATCAAGCAACTCAGGCAGATTCATCAGGTTGGTGTCATACATTTGGTTTGTGTTACAAGTGATATGTAACACATTGGTGGATGTTGTTATGTTCATTGCAACAAGTGCTTTTTTGAGGGACACTAGAACTCCACTCAAAGGTGCACCCGGGGTCGAGCTCAGCCCTAAGTGGTTCGTGCACAAGACGATCAGCTTGGACGATATAAAGCTAGTCAAGAACGCCATGGACTTG ACCATTAATGATGTAATCCTCGGAGTAACACAGGCAGGTCTTTCCCGATATCTCAACAGGCAATACG GTGAGGGTAATGCAGAAGAAGATGCAGCAAAGCAAAAGAGAAACAATCTTCCGAGAAAACTCCGATTCAGGGCAGCCCTTATCTTCAACATCAGGCCATCCATGGCCATTGAG GCTTTGGCTGATATGATGGAGAGGAATTCCAAGACCAAATGGGGGAATTACATCGGTTACGCCCTCCTCCCCATCACCATTGCCCTACGCGATGACCCGTTGGACTATGTTCGCGAAGCTAAAGCCATGGTTGATCGAAAGAAACGTTCCCTTGAGGCCAAATGCACATTCCTAAGTGCCAAGTACATAGTAAACTTACTTGGAGCTAAG GTAGCTGCTGCTATATCATACAGAGTCATCAGCAACACCACAATGTCCTTCTCAAACGTGGTTGGTCCGGTGGATGAAATTAGCTTTTACGGCCACCCCATGGCTTACCTTGCTCCCAGTGTTTACGGTCACCCTCAT GCATTGACAGTCCATTTTCAGAGCTATATGAATATGATGACTATCAGTTTAGCAGTGGACCGAGACGCAGTTCCTGATCCTCACCAGCTCTGCAATGATCTAGCGGAATCGCTGAAGCTCATTAAGGATGCTGTTGTGAAGAAAGGACTCGCTCAGGAGAGTGTCCAGCGGTGA
- the LOC117933547 gene encoding LRR receptor kinase SERL2-like isoform X1, giving the protein MMMRETKLVALGLLLLHFYFFSICASTENQACNSSCGDIPIRYPFRLKHDPSSCRRIPDPGFELVCENNHTILYGKYYVTQINYHSRTVRIVTPGVRKGHCFSYPHYSLRLSEISCPYDTHREFNSVVFMNCTRPINADNYVQITPCDSNNGSSFSSETYAYALVGDSLKVRDNIQYSCTIGLTVITQIWKGVSEPSNRSMSNLQENLLMGLELSYSPVNCSDYSFHGQVGQKILGFLMFAYYSLLYLLGNLWSLFDGHVKLKRLFHMQGLYHPKASMELYYSYYPYRSYYFDPDVLEKGRWILHNIEITIGGRSALGILCLIAYLIYKFRRRHLSLDDSIEEFLQNHKNLQPIRYSYSEIKKMTDNFKTSLGKGGFGSVYKGKLQSGSIVAVKVLATSKANGEDFINEVATIGRIHHMNVVRLIGFCANGSKWALIYDFMPNGSLDKYIFLERENSVYLSWEMLYKIALGIARGIEYLHCGCDMQILHFDIKPHNILLDEDFTPKVSDFGLAKLYSTNESIVSLTAARGTLGYIAPELFYKNIGGISYKADVYSFGMLLMEMVGRRKNVQAFAEHSSQIYFPSWVHDKYNRGENMEMGDATEDEKKSVKKMVLVALWCIQLKPTDRPSMGKALEMLEGEVELLQMPPKPTLSCEEMLIENQINNPKGVQPISSCNAMDTISLDGR; this is encoded by the exons ATGATGATGAGAGAAACAAAACTAGTGGCATTAGGCCTTCTACTACTCCATTTCTACTTCTTTTCAATCTGTGCTTCTACCGAAAATCAGGCATGCAACTCTTCTTGTGGAGATATTCCAATCAGGTATCCTTTTCGATTAAAACATGATCCATCCAGTTGTCGTCGTATCCCTGATCCTGGATTTGAATTGGTTTGCGAAAACAACCATACAATCTTATATGGGAAATACTATGTTACCCAGATCAACTACCATAGCCGTACGGTTCGGATAGTGACTCCTGGAGTAAGAAAGGGCCACTGTTTCTCCTATCCTCACTATTCCTTGAGATTGAGTGAAATTTCATGTCCATATGATACGCATAGAGAATTCAATTCTGTAGTTTTCATGAACTGCACAAGGCCAATCAACGCTGATAACTACGTTCAAATCACTCCTTGCGACAGCAACAATGGCAGTTCATTTTCTTCGGAAACATATGCTTATGCACTGGTGGGGGACTCCCTGAAGGTGAGGGACAATATTCAGTATTCATGCACCATTGGGTTGACTGTTATTACTCAAATATGGAAGGGGGTTTCAGAGCCCAGTAATCGTTCAATGTCAAATTTGCAAGAAAATCTGCTTATGGGGCTTGAGCTTTCATATTCGCCCGTCAACTGCAGCGACTACTCATTCCACGGGCAAGTCGGGCAAAAAATTTTAg GGTTTCTGATGTTTGCTTATTACAGTCTGTTGTATCTTCTGG GGAACTTGTGGAGTTTGTTTGACGGACATG TGAAGTTGAAGAGGCTCTTTCACATGCAAG GCCTTTATCACCCCAAGGCTTCCATGGAACTCTACTATTCCTACTATCCCTACCGTTCCTACTATTTCGATCCTGATGTTCTAGAGAAAG ggAGATGGATTCTGCACAACATTG AGATAACCATAGGAGGAAGATCTGCATTGGGAATATTGTGTCTCATTGCCTACTTAATCTACAAGTTTCGTCGGAGACACTTATCATTAGATGATAGTATTGAAGAATTCCTGCAAAATCACAAAAATCTGCAGCCAATTAGGTACTCATATTCAGAGATAAAGAAGATGACTGATAATTTCAAGACTTCACTAGGAAAAGGAGGTTTTGGCTCTGTATACAAAGGAAAACTTCAAAGTGGTAGCATTGTAGCTGTAAAAGTGTTGGCCACCTCTAAAGCTAATGGAGAAGATTTCATCAATGAAGTTGCTACTATCGGAAGGATTCATCATATGAATGTGGTTCGACTCATTGGATTTTGTGCAAATGGATCAAAATGGGCTCTTATATATGACTTCATGCCTAATGGGTCCCTTGATAAGTATATCTTTCTTGAAAGAGAAAATTCAGTTTATTTGAGTTGGGAGATGTTGTATAAGATTGCATTAGGCATCGCTAGAGGAATTGAATATTTGCATTGTGGTTGTGACATGCAAATTCTACACTTTGATATCAAGCCACATAACATTCTTCTTGATGAAGACTTTACACCAAAAGTTTCGGACTTTGGCCTTGcaaaattatattcaacaaaTGAAAGTATTGTGTCTCTCACTGCAGCACGAGGAACATTGGGATATATTGCTCCGGAATTGTTCTACAAAAATATCGGAGGCATCTCTTATAAAGCTGATGTTTATAGTTTCGGAATGTTGTTAATGGAAATGGTTGGAAGAAGGAAGAATGTTCAAGCATTTGCTGAGCACTCAAgtcaaatatactttccatcATGGGTTCATGATAAATATAATAGAGGAGAAAACATGGAAATGGGAGATGCTACTGAGGATGAAAAGAAATCAGTGAAGAAAATGGTATTAGTTGCACTATGGTGCATACAATTGAAGCCTACAGATCGTCCTTCAATGGGCAAAGCATTAGAGATGCTAGAAGGTGAAGTCGAACTCTTGCAAATGCCTCCCAAACCTACTTTATCCTGTGAGGAAATGTTAATCGAGAATCAAATAAACAATCCAAAAGGAGTACAACCAATTTCTTCATGTAATGCCATGGATACAATTAGTTTAGATGGAAGGTAA
- the LOC117933549 gene encoding rust resistance kinase Lr10-like, translated as MSTPLKIVVLLHFFLLVVEIDAENGVSQDQCTVPAKCSPQGPPIRFPFRLKGHPKNCGCPGFELSCTGTTNQTMLELPFPAKLPVEEINYTTREIRVHYEDSCLPPQLMLRLAYTPFKLVDEVPDVELYTFFSCSSDKSESLTQYTCHIFGGTTIYAVRSDDDLGDLDLYSCQRIDSVVILQNNWENAFHLNWTNTICGDFEAEDGKCRPKSNSMKHETECIHKPRKPEKDAPRIPELVAGIILGFLFLGSIAFALYHVYSLDKSQRENRKKIEKFLEDYRALKPSRYSYADIKKITHQFKDKLGQGAYGTVYKGKLSNEVFVAVKILNDSKGNGDEFINEVATMGTIHHVHVVHLVGFCADRFKRALIYEFLPNESLEKFIFPKNGKNHSLGWLKLQDIALGIAKGIEYLHQGCDKRILHFDIKPHNILLDHNFNPKISDFGLAKLCSKEQSVVSMTTARGTIGYIAPEVLSRNFGNITYKSDVYSFGMLLLEMVGGRKNIDVTMEKTGQVYFPEWVYNHLDQGEELHIRIEEEGDAKIAKKLTIVGLWCIQWYPIDRPSMKVVVQMLEREDNLIMPPNPFTATDRNMVKDRMRINTSKPPRPLPEKELEVITELE; from the exons ATGAGTACTCCCTTGAAAATTGTTGtccttttacattttttcttgCTTGTAGTTGAAATTGATGCAGAGAATGGAGTGAGCCAAGATCAGTGCACGGTACCAGCTAAATGCAGCCCTCAGGGTCCGCCCATTCGGTTCCCATTCAGGCTTAAAGGCCATCCAAAGAACTGCGGATGTCCGGGGTTTGAGTTGTCATGCACCGGAACTACTAATCAGACCATGCTAGAGCTGCCATTTCCAGCAAAGCTCCCAGTGGAGGAGATAAATTACACAACTCGGGAAATTCGCGTCCATTATGAGGATTCTTGCCTTCCTCCGCAGCTTATGCTCCGTTTGGCTTACACTCCCTTCAAATTAGTGGATGAGGTTCCTGATGTTGAGCTCTACACCTTCTTCAGTTGTTCATCAGATAAATCAGAATCTCTGACTCAATACACTTGCCATATTTTTGGTGGTACCACAATTTATGCGGTGCGTTCCGATGATGATCTTGGTGACTTGGATCTATACTCATGCCAAAGGATCGACAGTGTCGTCATACTACAAAATAATTGGGAAAATGCCTTTCATTTGAACTGGACAAACACAATATGTGGGGACTTCGAAGCAGAAGATGGGAAATGCAGGCCCAAAAGTAATAGCATGAAACATGAAACAGAATGCATCCACAAACCCCGCAAACCAGAAAAAG ATGCACCAAGAATACCGGAGCTGGTTGCAG GAATAATCCttggtttcctttttcttggGTCAATAGCATTTGCACTCTACCATGTTTATAGCTTAGACAAATcacaaagagaaaatagaaagaagatCGAAAAGTTTTTGGAAGATTATAGAGCTCTCAAGCCCTCGAGGTACTCATACGCTGATATTAAGAAGATCACCCACCAGTTCAAGGATAAACTAGGCCAAGGAGCTTATGGAACCGTGTATAAAGGAAAACTTtcaaatgaagtttttgttgcAGTAAAGATTCTCAATGACTCTAAGGGAAATGGGGATGAGTTTATCAATGAAGTGGCAACAATGGGCACAATCCACCATGTCCACGTGGTTCACTTAGTTGGGTTTTGTGCAGATAGATTTAAACGAGCTCTCATCTATGAGTTCTTACCGAATGAGTCTCTAGAGAAGTTCATATTTCCAAAAAATGGCAAGAATCATTCACTTggttggttgaagcttcaagatattGCTTTAGGCATAGCCAAAGGAATTGAGTATCTTCACCAAGGATGTGATAAAAGAATTCTCCATTTTGATATTAAACCTCATAATATTTTGCTAGATCACAACTTTAATCCTAAGATCTCTGATTTTGGTCTAGCCAAATTGTGTTCCAAAGAGCAGAGTGTAGTTTCTATGACTACAGCTAGAGGGACGATTGGCTATATTGCACCAGAAGTGTTATCTAGGAATTTTGGGAATATAACCTATAAATCagatgtttatagctttggaATGTTGTTACTTGAAATGGttggaggaagaaaaaatattgatgtTACAATGGAGAAAACCGGACAAGTATATTTTCCAGAATGGGTCTACAATCATTTAGATCAAGGGGAAGAGTTACATATCCGAATCGAGGAAGAAGGAGATGCAAAAATAGCAAAGAAACTAACAATTGTGGGACTTTGGTGCATTCAATGGTACCCAATAGATCGTCCTTCAATGAAAGTTGTAGTTCAAATGTTGGAAAGAGAAGACAATTTAATCATGCCTCCTAATCCTTTTACTGCTACAGATCGAAATATGGTCAAAGATCGAATGAGAATAAATACAAGCAAGCCACCAAGACCTCTTCCTGAAAAAGAGTTGGAAGTTATCACAGAATTAGAGTGA
- the LOC117933547 gene encoding probable LRR receptor-like serine/threonine-protein kinase At1g29720 isoform X2 — protein sequence MMMRETKLVALGLLLLHFYFFSICASTENQACNSSCGDIPIRYPFRLKHDPSSCRRIPDPGFELVCENNHTILYGKYYVTQINYHSRTVRIVTPGVRKGHCFSYPHYSLRLSEISCPYDTHREFNSVVFMNCTRPINADNYVQITPCDSNNGSSFSSETYAYALVGDSLKVRDNIQYSCTIGLTVITQIWKGVSEPSNRSMSNLQENLLMGLELSYSPVNCSDYSFHGQVGQKILGFLMFAYYSLLYLLGNLWSLFDGHGLYHPKASMELYYSYYPYRSYYFDPDVLEKGRWILHNIEITIGGRSALGILCLIAYLIYKFRRRHLSLDDSIEEFLQNHKNLQPIRYSYSEIKKMTDNFKTSLGKGGFGSVYKGKLQSGSIVAVKVLATSKANGEDFINEVATIGRIHHMNVVRLIGFCANGSKWALIYDFMPNGSLDKYIFLERENSVYLSWEMLYKIALGIARGIEYLHCGCDMQILHFDIKPHNILLDEDFTPKVSDFGLAKLYSTNESIVSLTAARGTLGYIAPELFYKNIGGISYKADVYSFGMLLMEMVGRRKNVQAFAEHSSQIYFPSWVHDKYNRGENMEMGDATEDEKKSVKKMVLVALWCIQLKPTDRPSMGKALEMLEGEVELLQMPPKPTLSCEEMLIENQINNPKGVQPISSCNAMDTISLDGR from the exons ATGATGATGAGAGAAACAAAACTAGTGGCATTAGGCCTTCTACTACTCCATTTCTACTTCTTTTCAATCTGTGCTTCTACCGAAAATCAGGCATGCAACTCTTCTTGTGGAGATATTCCAATCAGGTATCCTTTTCGATTAAAACATGATCCATCCAGTTGTCGTCGTATCCCTGATCCTGGATTTGAATTGGTTTGCGAAAACAACCATACAATCTTATATGGGAAATACTATGTTACCCAGATCAACTACCATAGCCGTACGGTTCGGATAGTGACTCCTGGAGTAAGAAAGGGCCACTGTTTCTCCTATCCTCACTATTCCTTGAGATTGAGTGAAATTTCATGTCCATATGATACGCATAGAGAATTCAATTCTGTAGTTTTCATGAACTGCACAAGGCCAATCAACGCTGATAACTACGTTCAAATCACTCCTTGCGACAGCAACAATGGCAGTTCATTTTCTTCGGAAACATATGCTTATGCACTGGTGGGGGACTCCCTGAAGGTGAGGGACAATATTCAGTATTCATGCACCATTGGGTTGACTGTTATTACTCAAATATGGAAGGGGGTTTCAGAGCCCAGTAATCGTTCAATGTCAAATTTGCAAGAAAATCTGCTTATGGGGCTTGAGCTTTCATATTCGCCCGTCAACTGCAGCGACTACTCATTCCACGGGCAAGTCGGGCAAAAAATTTTAg GGTTTCTGATGTTTGCTTATTACAGTCTGTTGTATCTTCTGG GGAACTTGTGGAGTTTGTTTGACGGACATG GCCTTTATCACCCCAAGGCTTCCATGGAACTCTACTATTCCTACTATCCCTACCGTTCCTACTATTTCGATCCTGATGTTCTAGAGAAAG ggAGATGGATTCTGCACAACATTG AGATAACCATAGGAGGAAGATCTGCATTGGGAATATTGTGTCTCATTGCCTACTTAATCTACAAGTTTCGTCGGAGACACTTATCATTAGATGATAGTATTGAAGAATTCCTGCAAAATCACAAAAATCTGCAGCCAATTAGGTACTCATATTCAGAGATAAAGAAGATGACTGATAATTTCAAGACTTCACTAGGAAAAGGAGGTTTTGGCTCTGTATACAAAGGAAAACTTCAAAGTGGTAGCATTGTAGCTGTAAAAGTGTTGGCCACCTCTAAAGCTAATGGAGAAGATTTCATCAATGAAGTTGCTACTATCGGAAGGATTCATCATATGAATGTGGTTCGACTCATTGGATTTTGTGCAAATGGATCAAAATGGGCTCTTATATATGACTTCATGCCTAATGGGTCCCTTGATAAGTATATCTTTCTTGAAAGAGAAAATTCAGTTTATTTGAGTTGGGAGATGTTGTATAAGATTGCATTAGGCATCGCTAGAGGAATTGAATATTTGCATTGTGGTTGTGACATGCAAATTCTACACTTTGATATCAAGCCACATAACATTCTTCTTGATGAAGACTTTACACCAAAAGTTTCGGACTTTGGCCTTGcaaaattatattcaacaaaTGAAAGTATTGTGTCTCTCACTGCAGCACGAGGAACATTGGGATATATTGCTCCGGAATTGTTCTACAAAAATATCGGAGGCATCTCTTATAAAGCTGATGTTTATAGTTTCGGAATGTTGTTAATGGAAATGGTTGGAAGAAGGAAGAATGTTCAAGCATTTGCTGAGCACTCAAgtcaaatatactttccatcATGGGTTCATGATAAATATAATAGAGGAGAAAACATGGAAATGGGAGATGCTACTGAGGATGAAAAGAAATCAGTGAAGAAAATGGTATTAGTTGCACTATGGTGCATACAATTGAAGCCTACAGATCGTCCTTCAATGGGCAAAGCATTAGAGATGCTAGAAGGTGAAGTCGAACTCTTGCAAATGCCTCCCAAACCTACTTTATCCTGTGAGGAAATGTTAATCGAGAATCAAATAAACAATCCAAAAGGAGTACAACCAATTTCTTCATGTAATGCCATGGATACAATTAGTTTAGATGGAAGGTAA
- the LOC117934001 gene encoding O-acyltransferase WSD1-like isoform X1 — translation MGKAISGESMVEVEEPLSPAARLFQTRQFNCYIIAIIGCKTVFNSHVIKAGLEHTLIKHPRFSSLMVADKMGGEMRWIRTKVNVEDHVIIPNVDPNMGSPDQFIENYISNMTKTYLDDSKPLWDIHLLNVKTSEAESTAIFRIHHSIGDGMSIMSLVLACTRKTSDLNALPTIPTKKRQRSSNSGRFIRLVSYIWFVLQVICNTLVDVVMFIATSAFLRDTRTPLKGAPGVELSPKWFVHKTISLDDIKLVKNAMDLTINDVILGVTQAGLSRYLNRQYGRTGEGNAEEDAAKQKRNNLPRKLRFRAALIFNIRPSMAIEALADMMERNSKTKWGNYIGYALLPITIALRDDPLDYVREAKAMVDRKKRSLEAKCTFLSAKYIVNLLGAKVAAAISYRVISNTTMSFSNVVGPVDEISFYGHPMAYLAPSVYGHPHALTVHFQSYMNMMTISLAVDRDAVPDPHQLCNDLAESLKLIKDAVVKKGLAQESVQR, via the exons ATGGGCAAGGCCATCAGCGGCGAGTCGATGGTCGAGGTGGAGGAGCCATTGAGTCCGGCGGCACGTTTGTTCCAAACGCGACAATTTAATTGCTACATTATAGCAATTATCGGGTGCAAAACCGTGTTTAACTCTCATGTCATCAAGGCGGGCTTGGAGCATACTTTGATTAAGCATCCTCGCTTTTCTAGCTTAATG GTTGCTGATAAAATGGGTGGTGAGATGAGATGGATTCGGACCAAAGTAAATGTAGAAGATCATGTTATTATCCCAAACGTGGATCCAAACATGGGCTCACCGGACCAATTTATTGAGAACTACATATCAAATATGACGAAAACCTACCTAGATGACTCTAAGCCCTTATGGGATATTCACCTCCTCAATGTCAAGACCTCTGAGGCTGAATCTACTGCAATTTTTCGTATCCATCACTCGATTGGCGATGGCATGTCAATCATGTCGCTTGTCCTTGCTTGTACTCGAAAAACATCTGACCTGAACGCATTGCCTACTATTCCAACAAAGAAAAGGCAGCGATCAAGCAACTCAGGCAGATTCATCAGGTTGGTGTCATACATTTGGTTTGTGTTACAAGTGATATGTAACACATTGGTGGATGTTGTTATGTTCATTGCAACAAGTGCTTTTTTGAGGGACACTAGAACTCCACTCAAAGGTGCACCCGGGGTCGAGCTCAGCCCTAAGTGGTTCGTGCACAAGACGATCAGCTTGGACGATATAAAGCTAGTCAAGAACGCCATGGACTTG ACCATTAATGATGTAATCCTCGGAGTAACACAGGCAGGTCTTTCCCGATATCTCAACAGGCAATACG GTAGGACAGGTGAGGGTAATGCAGAAGAAGATGCAGCAAAGCAAAAGAGAAACAATCTTCCGAGAAAACTCCGATTCAGGGCAGCCCTTATCTTCAACATCAGGCCATCCATGGCCATTGAG GCTTTGGCTGATATGATGGAGAGGAATTCCAAGACCAAATGGGGGAATTACATCGGTTACGCCCTCCTCCCCATCACCATTGCCCTACGCGATGACCCGTTGGACTATGTTCGCGAAGCTAAAGCCATGGTTGATCGAAAGAAACGTTCCCTTGAGGCCAAATGCACATTCCTAAGTGCCAAGTACATAGTAAACTTACTTGGAGCTAAG GTAGCTGCTGCTATATCATACAGAGTCATCAGCAACACCACAATGTCCTTCTCAAACGTGGTTGGTCCGGTGGATGAAATTAGCTTTTACGGCCACCCCATGGCTTACCTTGCTCCCAGTGTTTACGGTCACCCTCAT GCATTGACAGTCCATTTTCAGAGCTATATGAATATGATGACTATCAGTTTAGCAGTGGACCGAGACGCAGTTCCTGATCCTCACCAGCTCTGCAATGATCTAGCGGAATCGCTGAAGCTCATTAAGGATGCTGTTGTGAAGAAAGGACTCGCTCAGGAGAGTGTCCAGCGGTGA
- the LOC117933550 gene encoding rust resistance kinase Lr10-like — MCNSLKMALSLSSFLFVSIFAEVDECKESRCAVQGPSIRFPFWLKDHQPDHCGYPGFKLSCSEKNQTMLHLSHSVKLLVRKIDYKSQEILVHDQDDCRLTQFLILNLSSSPFHFLQEKQVDYSLFNCSSTKTDSEFQPVPCLSVPAYPVYAVTSWDLIRYLNLSSCLKIHISLPYQTLEPENLFTMNWVKPMCKSCETEGKKCRLKKSSSEEPHTECIKGASKTPMVTGVTLGSIFLMLGVITLYHKYSSNKLERENQMKIEKFLEDYIALKPSRYSYVDVKKITNQFKDKLGEGGYGIVYKGELSNEVFVAVKILKNFKGNGEEFINEVETMGTIHHVNVVRLVGFCADGFRRALIYEYLPNESLEKFIFSTTFKNYSLSWEKLQNIALGVAKGIEYLHQGCDQRILHFDIKPHNILLDHNFNPKISDFGLAKLCSKEQSAVSMTTARGTMGYIAPEMLSRNFGNVSYKSDVYSFGMLLLEMVGGRKNIDVTVENSSQAYFPEWIYNHLDQGEELHIRIEEEGDTQIARKLTIVGLWCIQWYPVDRPTMKLVVQMLEGEGESLTMPPNPFTCTR, encoded by the exons ATGTGTAATTCCTTGAAAATGGCACTCTCTCTGTCTTCCTTCTTGTTTGTTAGCATCTTTGCAGAGGTTGATGAGTGCAAGGAATCAAGATGCGCTGTCCAAGGTCCATCCATTCGGTTCCCATTCTGGCTTAAAGACCACCAGCCAGACCACTGTGGCTACCCTGGGTTTAAGCTATCATGCTCAGAGAAGAATCAGACCATGCTACACCTCTCACACTCAGTAAAACTTTTGGTGAGAAAGATAGATTACAAATCTCAGGAAATTCTTGTTCATGATCAAGATGATTGCCGTCTAACACAGTTTTTAATCCTCAATTTATCGTCATCTCCTTTCCATTTTCTACAAGAAAAACAAGTAGACTACAGTCTATTTAATTGTTCATCAACTAAAACAGACTCAGAGTTTCAGCCAGTCCCGTGCCTTAGTGTCCCCGCTTACCCAGTTTATGCTGTTACTTCCTGGGATCTTATCCGTTACTTGAACCTATCTTCTTGCCTCAAGATTCACATCTCACTCCCATATCAAACGCTTGAGCCGGAAAATCTTTTTACTATGAATTGGGTGAAACCTATGTGCAAGAGCTGTGAAACAGAAGGCAAGAAATGCAGACTGAAGAAGAGTAGTAGCGAGGAACCTCACACAGAATGTATCAAAG GTGCATCAAAAACACCAATGGTCACAG GTGTAACGCTTGGTTCAATTTTTCTTATGCTTGGAGTCATTACGCTCTATCACAAGTATAGCTCAAACAAATTAGAAAGAGAAAATCAAatgaagattgaaaaattcttgGAAGATTACATAGCCCTCAAGCCGTCAAGATATTCTTATGTTGATGTTAAGAAAATTACCAATCAATTTAAGGATAAATTAGGAGAAGGGGGTTATGGGATTGTGTATAAAGGAGAACTTTCTAACGAAGTTTTTGTTGCAGTCAAGATccttaaaaatttcaaaggaaACGGAGAAGAGTTTATCAATGAAGTCGAAACAATGGGTACAATCCACCATGTCAATGTGGTTCGCTTGGTTGGCTTTTGTGCTGATGGATTTAGGCGAGCTCTTATTTATGAGTACCTACCGAATGAGTCGCTAGaaaagttcatattttcaacAACCTTTAAAAACTATTCACTCAGTTGGGAAAAGCTTCAAAATATTGCTCTAGGTGTAGCAAAGGGAATTGAATATCTTCATCAAGGTTGTGATCAAAGAATCctccattttgatatcaaaccCCATAATATTTTGCTTGATCACAATTTTAATCCAAAAATATCTGACTTTGGCCTAGCTAAATTGTGTTCTAAGGAACAAAGTGCAGTTTCTATGACTACGGCAAGGGGAACCATGGGCTATATTGCTCCAGAAATGCTATCTAGGAATTTTGGGAATGTGTCCTATAAGTCAGATGTatatagttttggaatgttatTACTTGAAATGGTAGGAGGAAGGAAGAATATTGATGTTACAGTCGAAAACAGTAGCCAAGCATACTTCCCAGAATGGATTTATAATCATTTGGATCAAGGAGAAGAATTGCATATTCGAATTGAGGAAGAAGGAGACACTCAAATAGCAAGGAAATTGACAATTGTGGGACTTTGGTGCATTCAGTGGTATCCTGTAGATCGTCCTACTATGAAACTTGTGGTTCAAATGttggaaggagaaggagaaagcTTAACCATGCCTCCAAACCCCTTCACTTGCACCCGGTGA